In Massilia forsythiae, one DNA window encodes the following:
- a CDS encoding Hcp family type VI secretion system effector, whose translation MAIDVYLQIDGIKGESQDSTHQGWIELTSAQWGVLQPKSATASTAGGHTAERCEHRSITVTKLADLSSPLLMQTCSSGKTIPKAKLEFMRADSDGKPVKYYEVELENVLIGSINQAVHEGSILQDAVALKFSKVKWKYTQQKIGGGSGGNTAGGWDLATNRIA comes from the coding sequence ATGGCAATCGATGTCTATCTGCAGATCGACGGTATCAAAGGCGAATCCCAGGATTCCACGCACCAAGGCTGGATCGAACTGACATCGGCGCAGTGGGGCGTATTGCAGCCCAAGTCAGCAACGGCATCGACGGCAGGCGGTCACACTGCCGAACGTTGCGAACACCGCAGCATCACGGTAACGAAACTGGCCGACCTTTCTTCACCGCTATTGATGCAAACCTGCTCGTCAGGAAAGACCATTCCCAAGGCCAAGCTGGAGTTCATGCGTGCCGACAGCGATGGCAAACCGGTCAAGTACTACGAAGTCGAGCTGGAAAATGTACTGATCGGCAGCATCAATCAGGCGGTACACGAAGGCAGCATTCTGCAAGATGCCGTAGCGCTCAAATTTTCGAAAGTTAAGTGGAAGTACACGCAACAGAAGATCGGTGGCGGCTCTGGGGGCAATACGGCCGGCGGTTGGGATCTGGCGACCAATCGTATCGCATAA
- a CDS encoding penicillin-insensitive murein endopeptidase has protein sequence MLEVQPRDSRGYFMLPQAPDDAGYYVYGTPEKGRGHYAHPEMMTLLFVVEREWQAIDRRKFGVGNISLAGGGKFKPHDSHMDGLQVDIRPLRKDGARVGVNYFQAAYDKEATARLIGIFQSHPAVTKVFFNDLSISGVRPLVHHDDHFHVAIRASVR, from the coding sequence ATGCTCGAAGTCCAACCAAGGGATTCGCGTGGCTATTTCATGTTGCCGCAAGCGCCCGACGACGCCGGTTACTATGTATATGGAACACCCGAGAAGGGGAGAGGACACTACGCTCACCCTGAAATGATGACACTTCTCTTTGTGGTTGAACGCGAGTGGCAAGCCATCGACCGGAGGAAATTTGGGGTTGGGAATATCAGCTTGGCCGGAGGCGGCAAGTTCAAGCCGCACGACTCCCACATGGATGGTCTTCAAGTCGATATCCGCCCCCTGCGAAAGGATGGCGCGCGGGTTGGCGTCAACTATTTCCAGGCAGCTTATGACAAAGAAGCGACGGCACGTCTCATCGGCATTTTCCAATCCCATCCAGCAGTAACCAAAGTGTTCTTCAACGACCTGAGTATTTCTGGAGTTAGGCCGCTAGTGCATCATGACGATCATTTCCATGTAGCGATACGAGCGAGTGTGCGATGA
- a CDS encoding DUF3322 domain-containing protein: MKLPDDVRDWLRRRFDSRHRDWLADLAGDAAWPLDIALGIPSEQAAIARLDATRAWVAAWQGWHGAGELQWTQRRWRTLGTQRLPELLRLDSPRQVADWLGEGERWERAARRQALLEQRWPVLKRRLGRLFAALATYTDADVDRLVATLAWIERHPDSNLYLRQLPIPGLDTKWVEARKGVLAELLGHILARPDDTEDFHALCGLRRPSSLVRMRVLDPALRARLGGIGDMAVPADELARLTIAPRHVVVVENLQTGLALGDLPDTVAFMGLGYGVDVLAGLPWVRDADCIYWGDIDTHGLAILGRLRSHLPAVRSVLMDEATLLAHRAFWTQETSQHAAQDPSHLLPLERALYQALKGHALGPSVRLEQERIGWTTAWDALLRIHAQVP; the protein is encoded by the coding sequence TTGAAACTGCCGGATGACGTGCGCGACTGGTTGCGGCGCCGTTTCGACAGCCGCCACCGCGACTGGCTGGCCGACCTGGCAGGCGATGCCGCCTGGCCGCTGGACATTGCCCTGGGCATCCCCAGCGAGCAGGCGGCGATCGCGCGCCTGGATGCGACCCGCGCCTGGGTCGCTGCCTGGCAAGGCTGGCATGGCGCCGGCGAACTGCAATGGACGCAGCGACGCTGGCGCACGCTGGGCACGCAACGCTTGCCCGAACTGCTGCGCCTCGACAGCCCGCGCCAGGTCGCCGATTGGCTCGGCGAGGGCGAGCGCTGGGAACGCGCCGCCCGCCGCCAGGCTCTGCTGGAGCAGCGCTGGCCGGTGCTGAAGCGGCGCTTGGGCCGCCTGTTCGCCGCCCTTGCCACCTACACGGACGCCGATGTCGACCGGCTGGTCGCCACCCTCGCCTGGATCGAGCGGCACCCCGATTCCAACCTGTATCTGCGCCAGCTCCCGATCCCCGGGCTGGACACCAAATGGGTGGAGGCACGCAAGGGGGTGCTGGCGGAACTGCTCGGCCACATCCTCGCCCGGCCGGACGACACCGAAGACTTTCATGCGCTGTGCGGCTTGCGGCGCCCGTCTTCGCTGGTGCGGATGCGCGTCCTCGATCCGGCACTGCGCGCCCGCCTGGGCGGCATCGGCGACATGGCCGTGCCGGCAGATGAACTGGCGCGACTGACGATCGCGCCCAGGCACGTCGTCGTGGTCGAAAACCTGCAGACAGGATTGGCCCTGGGCGACCTGCCCGATACCGTCGCCTTCATGGGACTGGGCTATGGCGTCGACGTGCTTGCGGGCCTGCCTTGGGTACGCGACGCCGACTGCATCTATTGGGGTGACATCGACACCCATGGATTGGCGATCCTGGGCAGATTACGGTCGCATTTGCCTGCGGTGCGCTCGGTTCTCATGGACGAAGCCACCCTGCTGGCGCATCGGGCGTTCTGGACGCAGGAAACCAGCCAGCATGCTGCGCAGGATCCATCGCATCTTCTGCCGCTGGAACGGGCACTGTACCAGGCCCTCAAGGGCCATGCGCTGGGTCCGTCCGTACGCCTGGAACAGGAGCGCATTGGATGGACGACAGCATGGGATGCGCTGTTACGCATTCACGCACAGGTTCCATGA
- a CDS encoding ATP-binding protein produces the protein MNTPMPGSAQQFRMTRLQVFNWGTFGGLHDIPVSERGFLIVGRSGAGKSTLLDALSALLVPPRWLDFNAAAREATRAGRDRSLVSYVRGAWTAQTDAASGESAVRYLRSGTTWTALALQYANGLGQQVALVQLFWVRGNANANRDVKPYFLVLERDFDLRELQDFAGTNFDVRKLKQALPDAFARDEFLPYRERFCRLLGIDSEMALRLLHKTQSAKNVGDLNAFLRDFMLDKPETFEVADRLVNEFGALNAAHQAVVTAREQVQVLAPARSRHQKMETLAAQHSALQELVAGMHSYRERLRMTLLAEHIDALGIALEGMAGNVRRHQDVLANRSAALADLQRQRREAGGEQIEFFEKERQTLETQRDERMRKRTQAIDACKTLGWDFRPNPQGFAELIGMARQEIDDWQNEDRQQDAILALDRELTAVAGRRAGIDREVLSLRRQPSNIPAPMLALRREIADAVGVAEAALPFVGELIEVKPGEAAWRGAIERVLHGFALSILVHEDQYAAVSSHVNQTDLGRKLVYYRTVRAEQPARPLQAQSLVLKLQVKEGGLGGWLQIELRQRFDYDCVDSLRAFRAAHERALTREGQIKHNRARHEKDDRSNVDARQHWVLGFDNREKLALYEQEARQLQQQEEQLRTQLAGLRGQRLAQAGRLLQCQTLVNLQWQEVDVLPSAERIAVIQRQLDALRNGNTDLQRIDERLRQQDELVQGARTALNEELVEQRAQQKLCAEQQAQLAALQQDPGIVPLTPHQQAGLDGRYAAWSERVRLKEVDNADRAVGKTLQDELRAIDTELAQSEKYVEAQFAIFVNTWRADTEGLDPRMAAATDFFRKLARLESDGLPAHEQRFFDLLKNQSHQNLAALSSYLNDARKAILARMDLVNESLRQVPFNSSEQQRTYLYIQPKDRQLPEVRQFKQDIVGVLSHAWIDDRAFAETRFIDLRRLVNRLASQEPEHRRWRDAVLDVRQHVEFIGKEFDEAGQEVQVHQSGAGLSGGQRQKLATTVLAAALRYQLGGSDNGVPRYAPVVLDEAFDKADNEFTALAMNIFANFGFQMIVATPLKSVMTLEPFIGGACFVDIRERKASSVLLIEYDDERQRLKLSDRLQTGDLLETAG, from the coding sequence ATGAACACGCCGATGCCGGGCAGCGCCCAACAGTTCCGCATGACCCGCCTGCAAGTGTTCAACTGGGGCACCTTCGGCGGACTGCATGACATCCCTGTCAGCGAACGCGGTTTCCTGATCGTCGGACGCTCGGGCGCCGGCAAGTCAACCCTGCTCGATGCCTTGTCGGCGCTGCTGGTGCCGCCGCGCTGGCTCGACTTCAACGCGGCGGCGCGCGAAGCGACGCGCGCCGGCCGCGACCGCAGCCTGGTCAGCTACGTGCGCGGCGCCTGGACCGCCCAGACCGACGCCGCTTCCGGCGAATCCGCAGTGCGCTACCTGCGCAGCGGCACCACCTGGACGGCGTTGGCCCTGCAGTACGCGAACGGCCTGGGACAGCAGGTGGCGCTGGTGCAGCTGTTCTGGGTACGCGGCAACGCCAACGCCAACCGCGACGTCAAACCCTATTTCCTCGTGCTCGAACGCGATTTCGACCTGCGCGAACTGCAGGATTTCGCCGGCACCAACTTCGACGTGCGCAAGCTGAAGCAGGCGCTGCCGGATGCATTCGCGCGCGACGAATTCCTGCCGTACCGCGAGCGCTTTTGCCGCCTGCTCGGCATCGACAGCGAGATGGCCCTGCGCCTGCTGCACAAGACGCAATCGGCCAAGAACGTCGGCGACCTGAATGCCTTCTTGCGCGACTTCATGCTGGACAAGCCGGAAACCTTCGAGGTGGCGGACCGCCTGGTGAATGAATTCGGCGCGTTGAACGCCGCCCACCAGGCGGTGGTCACCGCGCGCGAACAGGTGCAGGTACTGGCGCCGGCACGCAGCCGCCACCAAAAGATGGAAACGCTGGCGGCACAGCACAGCGCCCTGCAGGAGCTGGTGGCAGGCATGCACAGCTACCGCGAGCGCTTGCGCATGACGCTACTGGCCGAGCACATCGACGCGCTCGGCATCGCCCTGGAAGGCATGGCCGGCAACGTCCGGCGCCACCAGGACGTGCTCGCCAACCGCAGCGCCGCCTTGGCCGACCTGCAACGCCAGCGCCGCGAAGCGGGCGGAGAACAGATCGAGTTCTTCGAGAAGGAACGGCAGACACTGGAAACCCAGCGCGACGAGCGTATGCGCAAGCGCACCCAGGCCATCGATGCCTGCAAGACGCTGGGCTGGGATTTCCGCCCGAATCCGCAGGGATTCGCCGAGCTGATCGGCATGGCGCGCCAGGAGATCGACGACTGGCAAAACGAGGATCGCCAGCAGGACGCCATCCTGGCACTGGACCGCGAGTTGACCGCCGTCGCCGGGCGCCGCGCCGGCATCGACCGCGAAGTGCTCTCCCTGCGCCGCCAACCGTCGAACATTCCGGCGCCCATGCTGGCGCTGCGGCGCGAGATCGCCGACGCGGTCGGCGTGGCGGAAGCGGCACTCCCCTTCGTGGGCGAACTGATCGAGGTGAAACCGGGCGAAGCGGCATGGCGCGGCGCCATCGAACGCGTGCTGCACGGCTTTGCCTTGTCGATCCTGGTGCATGAAGACCAGTACGCTGCCGTGTCCAGCCACGTCAACCAGACCGATCTCGGACGCAAGCTGGTGTACTACCGCACCGTGCGCGCCGAGCAGCCGGCGCGGCCGCTGCAGGCGCAGTCGCTGGTGCTCAAGCTGCAGGTGAAGGAAGGCGGCCTGGGCGGGTGGCTGCAAATCGAATTGCGGCAGCGCTTCGACTACGATTGCGTCGATTCGCTGCGTGCCTTCCGTGCGGCGCATGAACGCGCACTGACGCGCGAGGGGCAGATCAAGCACAACCGCGCACGCCACGAAAAGGACGACCGCAGCAACGTCGACGCGCGCCAGCACTGGGTGCTCGGTTTCGACAACCGCGAGAAGCTGGCCTTGTACGAACAGGAAGCGAGGCAACTGCAGCAGCAGGAAGAGCAGCTGCGTACGCAACTGGCCGGCTTGCGCGGCCAGCGCCTGGCGCAGGCCGGCCGGCTGCTGCAATGCCAGACCCTGGTCAACCTGCAATGGCAGGAAGTCGACGTGCTGCCGTCGGCCGAACGCATCGCCGTCATCCAGCGCCAGCTCGACGCGCTCCGCAACGGCAACACCGACCTCCAGCGCATCGACGAGCGCCTGCGCCAGCAGGACGAGCTGGTGCAGGGAGCGCGCACGGCGCTCAACGAAGAACTGGTGGAGCAGCGTGCGCAGCAAAAACTGTGCGCCGAACAGCAAGCCCAGCTGGCCGCGCTGCAGCAGGACCCCGGCATCGTGCCGCTGACGCCGCACCAGCAGGCCGGCCTGGATGGGCGCTATGCGGCATGGAGCGAACGCGTGCGCCTCAAGGAAGTGGACAATGCCGACCGCGCGGTCGGCAAAACCCTGCAAGACGAGCTGCGGGCGATCGATACCGAACTGGCGCAAAGCGAAAAATACGTGGAAGCGCAGTTCGCCATCTTCGTCAACACCTGGCGTGCCGATACCGAGGGCCTGGATCCGCGCATGGCCGCGGCAACGGATTTCTTCCGCAAGCTGGCGCGCCTGGAGTCGGACGGCTTGCCTGCGCACGAGCAGCGCTTCTTCGATCTGCTGAAGAACCAGAGCCACCAGAACCTGGCAGCCCTGTCGAGTTACCTGAACGATGCGCGCAAGGCGATCCTGGCGCGCATGGACCTGGTCAACGAAAGCCTGCGCCAGGTGCCCTTCAACAGCAGCGAGCAGCAGCGCACTTACCTGTACATCCAGCCCAAGGACCGCCAGCTACCGGAAGTCCGCCAGTTCAAACAGGACATCGTCGGTGTGCTGAGCCATGCCTGGATCGACGATCGCGCATTCGCCGAGACCCGCTTCATCGACCTGCGCCGCCTGGTGAACCGCCTCGCCTCGCAGGAGCCGGAACATCGGCGCTGGCGCGACGCGGTACTGGACGTGCGCCAGCACGTGGAATTCATCGGCAAGGAGTTCGACGAGGCCGGCCAGGAAGTGCAGGTGCATCAGAGCGGTGCCGGGTTGTCCGGCGGCCAGCGCCAGAAGCTGGCGACGACGGTGCTGGCCGCCGCCTTGCGCTACCAGCTCGGCGGCAGCGACAACGGCGTTCCACGCTATGCGCCGGTGGTGCTCGACGAAGCCTTCGACAAGGCGGACAACGAGTTCACCGCGCTGGCCATGAACATCTTCGCCAATTTCGGGTTCCAGATGATCGTCGCCACGCCGCTCAAATCGGTGATGACGCTGGAACCCTTCATCGGCGGTGCATGCTTCGTCGATATCCGTGAACGCAAGGCATCGAGCGTCTTGCTGATCGAGTACGACGATGAACGCCAGCGCTTGAAACTGAGCGACCGGCTGCAGACGGGAGACCTGCTTGAAACTGCCGGATGA
- a CDS encoding DUF4194 domain-containing protein, with protein MTLPESIQGAPDTSAAVGEDLPAGALFVNDTGELPLDTRRVLVQLLSGPSLEGRRHPRLWPVLLRDEQVVRRRLAELFLELVLDRDLQVAFTSQVAAEELDIPILLRRAQLTFIDSVLLLFLRQRLTQADSHGERAVIARDEVLENLMLYERAASTDKAGFGKRVNASIEKLKKHNILQKLRASDDRFEIAPTLKLLFSAEEIISLTALYERMAAGELPDLARQPVDDEDDT; from the coding sequence ATGACCCTGCCCGAGTCGATCCAGGGCGCGCCTGACACGTCCGCTGCCGTCGGTGAAGACCTGCCGGCCGGCGCGCTGTTCGTCAACGATACCGGCGAATTGCCGCTCGATACCCGGCGTGTGCTGGTGCAATTGCTGTCCGGCCCATCGCTGGAGGGCCGCCGTCATCCGCGCCTGTGGCCGGTCCTGCTGCGCGACGAGCAAGTCGTCCGCCGCCGCCTCGCCGAACTGTTTCTCGAACTGGTGCTGGACCGCGACCTGCAAGTGGCGTTTACCAGCCAGGTGGCGGCGGAAGAGCTGGACATCCCGATCCTGCTGCGGCGCGCGCAACTGACGTTCATCGATTCGGTGCTGCTGCTGTTCCTGCGCCAGCGCCTGACCCAGGCCGATTCGCACGGCGAGCGCGCCGTGATCGCGCGCGATGAAGTGCTCGAGAACCTGATGCTGTACGAACGCGCCGCCAGCACCGACAAGGCCGGGTTCGGCAAGCGCGTGAATGCGTCCATCGAAAAGCTCAAGAAGCACAACATCCTGCAAAAGCTGCGCGCCAGCGACGACCGCTTCGAGATTGCGCCGACGCTCAAGCTGCTGTTTTCGGCCGAGGAAATCATTTCCCTGACCGCGCTGTACGAACGCATGGCGGCCGGCGAACTGCCGGACCTGGCGCGCCAGCCTGTCGACGACGAGGACGACACATGA
- a CDS encoding DUF3375 domain-containing protein → MKADKPLAIYRQLRTQPLWRLLAADTGPTVLALLQTHLYEDERSLPASILHERIERDLEQLRNRGEDWPQTAQLYVARWLGEGYLERRFPPGSKEEEYELATSTVDAIRYVAGLTRPHNAATESRLSLVIGALAKLADDTDADKDRRIARLRAEQERIERDIAAIERGTAQLLSETAALERTREIIALADSLASDFRRVRDQFEQLNRDLRERIMDNDGSRGEVLDALFAGIDVISESDAGRTFAAFWRLLTDPVQSASLDDALDQLMSREYVSALDAAERRFLLRLTRTLLDQGGMVHDVLQSFARSLKHFVQSREFMEQRRLTQLLRKAQRAALALKDEVKVTEMLEYTLPLTSSKLASLSQWVLHDPALQALPGTMAEGEAAPLDLAMIGELVAQSEIDFRSLQADVDSVLETHSQASIGEVLLAFPASQGLGSVLGLLALGARHGIVGERHETIAWTGGDDVVRQARIPLIYFLRNQQHDPARVDPGRA, encoded by the coding sequence ATGAAAGCCGACAAACCCCTCGCCATCTACCGCCAACTGCGCACCCAGCCCCTGTGGCGCTTGCTGGCCGCGGATACGGGACCGACCGTGCTGGCGTTGCTGCAGACCCACCTGTACGAGGACGAGCGCAGCCTGCCCGCCTCCATCCTGCATGAGCGGATCGAACGCGATCTCGAACAGTTGCGCAATCGCGGCGAGGACTGGCCGCAAACCGCCCAACTGTACGTGGCGCGCTGGCTCGGCGAGGGTTACCTGGAACGCCGCTTTCCACCCGGTTCCAAGGAAGAGGAATACGAACTCGCCACGTCCACGGTCGATGCGATCCGTTACGTGGCCGGCCTGACGCGTCCGCACAACGCCGCCACCGAAAGCCGGCTGAGCTTGGTGATCGGCGCACTCGCCAAGCTGGCGGACGATACCGACGCCGACAAGGACCGGCGCATCGCGCGCCTGCGTGCCGAACAGGAACGGATCGAGCGCGACATCGCTGCCATCGAACGCGGTACGGCCCAGTTGCTGTCCGAAACTGCGGCCCTCGAGCGTACCCGCGAAATCATCGCGCTGGCGGACAGCCTGGCCAGCGATTTCCGGCGCGTGCGCGACCAGTTCGAGCAGCTGAACCGCGACCTGCGCGAACGCATCATGGACAACGACGGCAGCCGCGGCGAGGTGCTCGATGCGCTGTTCGCCGGCATCGACGTGATTTCCGAAAGCGATGCCGGCCGCACGTTTGCCGCGTTCTGGCGCCTGCTCACCGATCCGGTCCAGTCGGCGTCGCTCGACGATGCACTGGACCAGCTGATGTCGCGCGAGTACGTGTCTGCGCTGGACGCGGCCGAACGCCGCTTCTTGCTGCGCCTGACGCGCACCCTGCTCGACCAGGGCGGCATGGTGCACGACGTGCTGCAATCGTTCGCGCGCAGCCTGAAGCACTTCGTGCAGAGCCGCGAATTCATGGAGCAACGCCGCTTGACGCAGCTGCTGCGCAAGGCGCAACGCGCCGCCCTGGCCCTGAAGGACGAAGTCAAGGTGACCGAGATGCTGGAATACACGCTGCCGCTCACCAGCAGCAAGCTGGCCTCGCTGTCGCAATGGGTCTTGCACGATCCCGCCCTGCAGGCGCTGCCGGGGACGATGGCCGAAGGCGAGGCCGCGCCGCTCGACCTGGCGATGATCGGCGAACTGGTGGCACAATCCGAGATCGATTTCCGTTCGCTCCAAGCCGATGTAGACAGCGTGCTGGAAACGCATTCTCAAGCATCGATCGGCGAGGTCTTGCTGGCCTTTCCAGCCAGCCAGGGCCTCGGCAGCGTGCTGGGCCTGCTTGCATTGGGCGCGCGCCATGGCATCGTGGGAGAACGCCACGAAACCATCGCCTGGACCGGCGGCGACGATGTCGTGCGCCAGGCGCGCATCCCGCTCATCTATTTTTTGAGGAATCAGCAGCATGACCCTGCCCGAGTCGATCCAGGGCGCGCCTGA
- the gyrB gene encoding DNA topoisomerase (ATP-hydrolyzing) subunit B → MSENTQAVLETSPAKAEEYGAASIQILEGLEAVRKRPGMYIGDTSDGTGLHHLVFEVLDNSIDEALAGFCSEIHVTIHSDNSISITDNGRGIPTGIKMDDKHEPKRSATEIALTELHAGGKFNQNAYKVSGGLHGVGVSCVNALSKLLRVTVRQNGKTHQLEFSRGVPLERIIEVVDGVEVSPMKILGDTDKRGTDVHFWADETIFTTVEFHYEILSKRIRELSFLNNGVNIKLSDQRTGKEEVFAFEGGTRGFVEYINKAKTVLHPTVFQATGDRVSENGTNVSVDVSMQWNDAYNEQVLCFTNNIPQRDGGTHLTGLRAAMTRVINKYIDENDFAKKAKVEISGDDMREGLTCVLSVKVPEPKFSSQTKDKLVSSEVRGPVEEIVAKTLTDFLNEKPNDAKIICGKIVEAARAREAARKARDLTRRKGIMDGLGLSSKLADCQERDPALAELYIVEGDSAGGSAKQGRDRKFQAILPLRGKVLNVEKARFEKMLSSEQITTLIATLGTSIGPDEFNVDKLRYHRIIIMTDADVDGAHIRTLLLTLFYRQMPQLVERGHIYIAQPPLYKVKAGRDERYLKDDVEEAAYMMRFALNTAALVPQEGAEAISGDALGALVQQYNLANAIMMRLSRVIDRAALSAIMTGVTLDLSTQDAAEQSARALAEAIGDASVKVGVRSDELSDKHALRIERIHHGNVQVTSIDADFVAGADYATLANSAATFQGLMGDGALVRRGEGERMKEFAVRDFHGAMNWLREEAERGVSKQRYKGLGEMNPEQLWETTMDPTVRRLLKVQIEDAIAADQIFTTLMGDEVEPRRNFIESNALQAGNIDV, encoded by the coding sequence ATGTCCGAGAACACTCAAGCAGTTTTGGAAACCTCCCCTGCCAAGGCGGAAGAGTACGGCGCCGCGTCGATTCAGATCCTCGAAGGCCTGGAGGCCGTACGCAAGCGTCCGGGCATGTACATCGGCGACACGTCGGACGGCACCGGCCTGCACCACCTGGTGTTCGAGGTGCTGGACAATTCGATCGACGAAGCCCTGGCCGGCTTCTGCTCCGAAATCCATGTCACGATCCACTCCGACAATTCGATTTCGATCACCGACAACGGCCGCGGCATCCCGACCGGCATCAAGATGGACGACAAGCACGAGCCGAAGCGCTCGGCCACCGAGATCGCCCTGACCGAACTGCACGCCGGCGGCAAGTTCAACCAGAACGCCTATAAAGTGTCCGGCGGCCTGCACGGCGTCGGCGTGTCGTGCGTGAACGCGCTGTCGAAGCTGCTGCGCGTGACCGTGCGCCAGAACGGCAAGACCCACCAGCTGGAATTCTCGCGCGGCGTGCCGCTGGAACGCATCATCGAAGTCGTCGACGGCGTGGAAGTGTCGCCGATGAAGATCCTCGGCGACACCGACAAGCGCGGCACCGACGTGCACTTCTGGGCCGACGAAACCATCTTCACGACGGTCGAGTTCCACTACGAGATCTTGAGCAAGCGCATCCGCGAACTCTCGTTCCTGAACAACGGCGTCAACATCAAGCTGTCCGACCAGCGCACCGGCAAGGAAGAAGTGTTCGCCTTCGAGGGCGGCACGCGCGGCTTCGTCGAGTACATCAACAAGGCCAAGACCGTGCTGCACCCGACCGTGTTCCAGGCCACGGGCGACCGTGTATCGGAAAACGGCACGAATGTATCGGTGGACGTGTCGATGCAGTGGAACGACGCCTACAACGAGCAGGTGCTGTGCTTCACCAACAACATCCCGCAGCGCGACGGCGGCACCCACCTGACCGGCCTGCGCGCGGCGATGACGCGCGTGATCAACAAGTACATCGACGAGAACGACTTCGCCAAGAAGGCCAAGGTCGAGATCTCGGGCGACGACATGCGCGAAGGTCTCACTTGCGTGCTGTCCGTGAAAGTGCCGGAACCGAAATTCTCGTCGCAGACCAAAGACAAACTCGTGTCGTCGGAAGTGCGCGGTCCGGTCGAGGAAATCGTGGCCAAGACGCTCACCGACTTCCTCAACGAAAAGCCGAACGATGCGAAAATCATCTGCGGCAAGATCGTCGAAGCCGCGCGCGCGCGCGAAGCCGCGCGCAAGGCGCGCGACCTGACGCGCCGCAAGGGCATCATGGACGGCCTCGGCCTGTCCTCGAAACTGGCCGACTGCCAGGAACGCGACCCGGCGCTGGCCGAGCTGTACATCGTCGAGGGCGACTCGGCGGGCGGTTCCGCCAAGCAGGGCCGCGACCGCAAGTTCCAGGCGATCCTGCCGCTGCGCGGCAAGGTGCTGAACGTGGAAAAGGCGCGCTTCGAAAAGATGCTGTCGTCGGAACAGATCACGACGCTGATCGCCACGCTCGGCACCTCGATCGGCCCGGACGAGTTCAACGTCGACAAGCTGCGCTACCACCGCATCATCATCATGACCGACGCCGACGTCGACGGCGCCCACATCCGCACCCTGCTGCTGACGCTGTTCTACCGCCAGATGCCGCAGCTGGTCGAGCGCGGCCACATCTATATCGCCCAGCCGCCGCTGTACAAGGTGAAGGCCGGGCGCGACGAGCGCTACCTCAAGGATGACGTCGAGGAAGCCGCCTACATGATGCGCTTCGCGCTGAACACCGCCGCGCTGGTGCCGCAGGAAGGCGCCGAGGCGATCAGCGGCGACGCCCTGGGCGCGCTGGTGCAGCAGTACAACCTGGCCAACGCCATCATGATGCGCCTGAGCCGCGTGATCGACCGCGCCGCCCTGTCCGCCATCATGACCGGCGTGACGCTCGATTTGTCGACCCAGGACGCTGCCGAGCAATCGGCGCGCGCGCTGGCCGAGGCCATCGGCGACGCCAGCGTGAAGGTGGGTGTACGTTCGGACGAACTGTCCGACAAGCACGCGCTGCGCATCGAGCGCATCCACCACGGCAACGTGCAGGTGACCTCGATCGATGCCGACTTCGTGGCCGGCGCCGACTACGCCACGCTGGCGAACTCGGCGGCGACCTTCCAGGGCCTGATGGGCGACGGCGCCCTGGTGCGCCGTGGCGAGGGCGAGCGCATGAAGGAATTTGCGGTGCGCGACTTCCACGGGGCCATGAACTGGCTGCGCGAGGAGGCAGAGCGCGGCGTGTCCAAGCAGCGCTACAAAGGGCTGGGCGAGATGAATCCGGAGCAGTTGTGGGAGACCACGATGGATCCGACGGTGCGTCGCTTGCTGAAGGTGCAGATCGAGGATGCGATTGCGGCGGACCAGATCTTTACCACGCTGATGGGGGATGAGGTGGAACCGAGAAGGAATTTCATCGAGTCGAATGCGCTGCAGGCGGGGAATATCGACGTTTGA